The Chryseobacterium scophthalmum genome has a window encoding:
- a CDS encoding ExbD/TolR family protein translates to MAQVQVQDKSAKGGKVRSKKNNPAVDMTPMVDLNFLLLMFFMFTSTFSKPNVMDLGLPAKPKENQPQPPTEIDLSNSITLLLGKDNRVFWHQQDQAGLNDQTMMETNLDREGIREIIKQAKAKAKKKDLFTVIIKPTDDAVYKNFVDILDEMAITKSERYGVTDLKPYEKAVYDKKVGN, encoded by the coding sequence ATGGCACAAGTACAAGTACAGGATAAGAGCGCCAAAGGTGGTAAAGTTCGATCCAAGAAGAACAACCCTGCTGTCGATATGACACCAATGGTTGACCTTAATTTCTTACTATTGATGTTCTTTATGTTTACATCAACGTTTAGTAAACCAAATGTAATGGATTTAGGATTGCCGGCTAAACCAAAAGAAAATCAGCCGCAACCTCCAACAGAAATTGATCTTTCAAATTCAATTACCTTACTTTTAGGAAAAGATAACAGAGTATTTTGGCATCAGCAAGACCAAGCAGGTCTTAATGACCAGACTATGATGGAAACCAACTTAGATAGAGAAGGAATTAGAGAGATAATTAAGCAAGCAAAAGCAAAGGCTAAGAAGAAAGATCTGTTTACAGTGATTATTAAGCCTACTGACGATGCAGTATATAAGAACTTTGTAGATATTCTTGATGAAATGGCAATTACAAAAAGCGAAAGATATGGGGTTACCGATCTTAAGCCTTATGAAAAAGCTGTTTATGATAAGAAAGTTGGTA